Within the Taeniopygia guttata chromosome 1, bTaeGut7.mat, whole genome shotgun sequence genome, the region AGCGGGAGGTGATGTTCCCCAGCCTGCTCCGAGGGGTCTTCCCGCAGCAGGAgggggcagccccggctgcagaGAGCCGCACGGACCTCTACGAGCGCTACCAGCTCCTCAAGGCCATCAAGCCCATGGTGGAGAAAGGCCTGGCCTCTGTCGCTGACCAGAGCCCCAGCGGTGCCGACGCCGACGTGGACACATCCTCGGACAGCAACGAGGCCGAGGATGCCCAGCTCGAGGAGCGCCTGTCCCACCACCTGAATGGGCTGCAGCAGGTCCTCACCCACCTCACCAGGGACACCAACGCCCTGACCCGGAGGTACAGCCAGATCCTGGAGCAGATCAGCCCCAGCGAGGGGCAGCCCAGCTGGTGACCCTGTCCTGGCCGCCAGGTAAGAGCTGGGGACATGCAGAGTCCAGGGGCAGCAAGGCAGTGGGTGGCCTCCCTCTTGGGAGAGGTGCCCAagagtgcagggctggggacctGCTGGGAAGGGCCTTGAAATGGGGGCTGACccctcagctggggctggatcTCCCTCTCCATGCTGCAGAAGGGAACCCGTCCCATTGCCCTGTGCAGAGACTGCAGGGATTCAGGGCTGAGGGTGCTGTGTCCCCCTGGCATGAGCCTTGGAGTTAAGGAATGCTGCTGTTGCAGGACCAGCGCTGGTATCAGGAAGCACAAGACGTCCCCGTCGCTGAGCACTGCAGGCTCTCCCCAGCCTCGCTGGCATTCCCCACTCCGTGGCAGCTGATGGGATCTCCCGGCCCTGGCACCGACTCCGGAGATGGTTGTGACCACGGCAGAACCAGATGGTGCCTTATCCTCATAGGAAGAagcctctggctgtgctgggaaggccATTGGAAGAGCTGCAGGCTCGTAGTCTGCTCTTTATTttcaaggagtggcaggaagTTGGGAATGTTGTGATGTGGGCCCAACCGCCAACATTCCCTTGAGTTTGTTAAGCCCTTTTCCAGCTGGTACCTGGACTCCAAGGGCATTTCCCCCTGTTTCTGCTAATAAAAGAATCCCTGGGAATCCAGTGTTATCAGTGTGCTGATTTCACTCATGGAGTGCcccagggaggggcagggggacactGGCTCTGCGGGGTGGGATCTTCCCAGGGCAATGCTGGGGAATGTGAAAGGGACACAGAATCCCAAATTCATGGGATTGTTTGGGTTGGCAGGGATCTTCAGAGGCCACCTAGTGCAATGgcctgctgtgtgctgggccATCTTGCACTAGACCATGTGGCTCAGAACTTTGTCCAACCTCAGGGCCTGTGCAAAGACACTGGCAACATGTTCCTTTGTGTCACTAGCCTCAGGATAAaatgtttcttccttttcttgtcTCCAACCCCACAAAAGCTGATGCTTGATTGCTGTGTGCAAAATGGGTGAATCTGCCCGACACTCAGCCCAGTCAGGCAACGGCcaggggcagcagagctgtAGGTCTCAACACATCTCACCTCCCTCAAGGCCCCATCTCCATGTCCAGACATGCCAGCTCTGGGTTACACTGGAGATTCCCATCTTCTCTCTCCTGATCAGGCCACTTCTCTCAGCTGCTGACACCTCTCTGGCTTTGCCTTGTCCTgccccagcgtgggcagcagggacagggtcTCCAGCCAGCTGTGGTTGTGTGAACTGCTGAGGGGACTGGGGGCTCTGGAAGGGGCAGCTGAGGGCAGACCCAGAAGTGCCCTCTCTGAAAGGGTCCTGGCCAGGTTCTAGGCAGGACAAGGACAGTTCTGAGGGGTTTGGGACAACCAGAGTCATGGGAGATGTGTCAGCAGGAGGCACTGGGGAAGACATGGTTTCATGTGGAGATACATGAGGTGACATTTTCCCCCTCCTTAGCCGTGGCCCTAGGTGAGCTCCCCAGGAGGATGGTTAGCTGAGGACAGTTGCCCAAACACCAGTTCTGTGGCCATAGAGACTCAAGGAGCTCACTGCACCAGTACCATGaagtgctgcttttccaggaaaacaacTGCCAGACTATTAATTTTCCCAAATAATGGCAAACACAATTCCCTCCCAACAGAGTGAGAATTTCAGAGCTGATCTGCTCTCCATGTCTCTCGCCAGCCTGGGCAAATTAGCAGCCTTGTCTTATCCAGAGGAAATGGAGCGTGAGGGGCATACTGGGAGAGACCTGGGCCATTGCCTTTGCAATGGCACCTCTGGCTGGGCCATGATGGAGCTCTTCCTTTTGAGATCTTCAGTCTCCATGCTGATTGCAGAGGCAGCTGTTGAACCATAAGGAATGGATGGAGACTGGTCCCTGGTGGGGAGGGGAACCACAGACAGGGAAATGTCCCTCTGGTGCTCTGTCTGGCTGTTGCTCAAGGGTGGGATCTGTGTCCCCTGGAGAACACggctggctgtgctggtttaggctggggtggagttaattttcttttcttgtttctgttcTGCCACTGTGGTGAGGGGACTGCAGCACATGGAAACTTGGGAGGAGATACTGGTGGGATAACTCATCCCAGCCCACCCAAGGGATGTTCCAGACCATATGTCATCAGTATATAAAGTAGGAGGAAGAGGTGAGCCACACTTGGAATGATGGCCTTTGTCTTCCCAGGTCAGCATTACTTGTGATGGACCCTGCAGTCCTGCTGAACACCcacctgcccatgggaagcggtgaatgaattccttgctttgctctgtttgcatgcatggcttttgctttccctattacATTGGTTTTGGTTCAGCCCACACCTTTTCTCATTCCTGCCCTTGATTCTCTCTCTGATCCTGCTGGTGGGGCAGTGAGTGACACCCCCGGCTGGGGTGTAACCCTGCTGGTGTCGCAGCGAGGGACACCTGCAGTCACTGCAGCGATGGCTTTGGGCTTGGGCAGcgctcagcagctgcagaggctcaTGGTGCCCCAGGGAAGTGTCCCAGCAGGACACGGGGCGAGGCACTGACCACGGCTGCTGAACAGGACCAGTGGGAGATGCAGGATGTCCCCAAAGGCCCgtgacccagggcagctggaagggcTTGCTGACGTGTTGTGGGCCGCCTGCATCCCCCCAGGACCCGTGGGTCTGTCTCTGAGAGCCGCTGTCCCTCCAGCTGGCCCCGAGCCCGGTGTGTCACAGGAACCTCCTGCCTGCTCTGATTGCAGGGATTGCACCACGCTGCCCCAGGGTGAGCCACGGCCTGACGGGCCCTGCCGCTGGCCactgctgctggccacagctggtAAGAGCTTTCTGCACTGGTCCCAGTGGGATGTTGGCAGACAGGGCAGATCTGGCATCTGTGGCAGGGGGTGttggctctgtgctgccctggaCAGGCTCCCAGGGCACCCACACTGTTGCTGGCCAGCACGGGGAAAGTTCTTCTTCCAGATTGTTCAAGCAAATCAGAATGGCAGTGCTTCTTTTAAATCTGTTTAGAGACATCATATCCACGAGAGAGCAGTGACATGGGACAGGGCTCAGTGTGAGGAAGACAAGAGATAAAGCCCAGTTTTGACCCAAAATGCTAAATGAGTAAggattcccaaatcccaaatcaaCACAACCTCTTCACCCCCAAATATGGTCAGTGTTTGGATTCAGGAGCCAGCAACCAAGTGAGAAAACAGAAAGTTTGAATCCTTATTATTagcaaagaaaaatcaacataataataaaaaacacgGAGATGGAATTAAGTAGGGAGAGCATGTATTTTGTTAGCTGTTTAGAAAGAACGTCACAGCGAGACTTTGGGTACAGCATCAACAGGGGCTGGCCAAGAACATGTTCAAAGGTCAGGAGAACTGctactgagaaataaaaaatatcaacTTACAGATCTGCTCTCTGGGTTTTATACAATATATGTTTTGTGAACAACTTGCCATTCTTGCTattaaaagaactgaaaaaaaattaatgaaagttATTATTCTGTTACAAGTATCAGTAATCCACGTTCTGACAAACCATAAAGGAACAGAAGAGCAAATAATTAAACAATAACTATTTAATGAAGCTTTTATTACATGAAAGTGAGTAAAGTTTCATCTTTTAAGCCATGGACGGTTCAAGAGTTGCAGCCACCCTGCTGAAGTTCTCAGGATGGCAGGAATTCTTTCTGTGTTGTGTCACCACTCAGCGAATTGGGTAGAAATCCTCCAAGAGCTGCcctattcttttcttttctgc harbors:
- the LOC115494437 gene encoding thyroid hormone-inducible hepatic protein; amino-acid sequence: MEQYFSATQKMEREVMFPSLLRGVFPQQEGAAPAAESRTDLYERYQLLKAIKPMVEKGLASVADQSPSGADADVDTSSDSNEAEDAQLEERLSHHLNGLQQVLTHLTRDTNALTRRYSQILEQISPSEGQPSW